In Nonomuraea muscovyensis, one genomic interval encodes:
- a CDS encoding reductase, whose translation MKDVCVIGGNRYFGLHLIELLRDSGADVTVVNRGSAAPPAGVTHLVADRGDEEGLAAAVAGRTFDVVIDQVCYTPHQAAIARRVFGGRTSRYVMTSTIEVYDPATSASITPAVPGVPVTEESVDPASWPVQADLPWDDPERMAGVLDEPTCYAEGKRQAEAVLARDSPFAFATVRSAHVLGIAARDFTGRLEHYVEHILAGRPVTVHREPFPTSFTHDREIADVLFWAAGAEFTGAVNASSHGELGVSGLCDLIAAACGRRPDYRPADGGQASPFSFDRYYAMDNGRAERLGFDFATTAHWLPEAVAAAVGPRKDT comes from the coding sequence GTGAAGGACGTATGTGTCATCGGGGGCAACCGCTACTTCGGGCTCCATCTGATCGAACTGCTGCGTGACTCGGGCGCCGACGTCACGGTGGTCAACCGCGGCTCGGCGGCGCCGCCTGCCGGTGTCACCCACCTCGTCGCCGACCGCGGCGACGAGGAGGGTCTCGCCGCCGCGGTCGCCGGGCGCACGTTCGACGTCGTGATCGACCAGGTCTGCTACACGCCGCACCAGGCCGCGATCGCCCGCCGGGTCTTCGGCGGTCGGACCTCGCGGTACGTGATGACCTCCACCATCGAGGTGTACGACCCGGCCACCTCCGCGTCGATCACGCCGGCCGTCCCGGGAGTCCCGGTCACCGAGGAGTCGGTCGATCCCGCCTCCTGGCCGGTCCAGGCCGACCTGCCCTGGGACGACCCGGAGCGGATGGCGGGCGTTCTCGACGAACCCACCTGCTACGCCGAGGGCAAGCGGCAGGCCGAGGCGGTCCTCGCCCGGGACAGCCCGTTCGCGTTCGCCACCGTGCGCAGCGCGCATGTGCTCGGCATCGCGGCCAGGGACTTCACCGGCCGGCTGGAGCACTACGTCGAGCACATCCTGGCGGGCCGGCCGGTGACCGTGCACCGGGAGCCGTTCCCCACCTCGTTCACCCACGACCGGGAGATCGCCGACGTGCTGTTCTGGGCGGCGGGCGCGGAGTTCACCGGAGCCGTGAACGCCTCCTCCCACGGCGAGCTCGGCGTGAGCGGCCTGTGCGACCTCATCGCGGCGGCATGCGGGCGGAGGCCGGACTATCGGCCGGCCGACGGCGGGCAGGCGTCGCCGTTCTCCTTCGACCGCTACTACGCCATGGACAACGGCCGGGCCGAACGGCTCGGGTTCGACTTCGCCACGACCGCGCACTGGCTGCCCGAGGCCGTCGCCGCGGCCGTCGGCCCGCGGAAGGACACGTGA